DNA from Rosa rugosa chromosome 6, drRosRugo1.1, whole genome shotgun sequence:
TATCATCTTTCATCTTTATCATGTACGTTGATGCATAATGAGATAAACTAAGAAGAAACCGGAGAAAGATCTGTGTGAGAAATTGATAATATAATTTCTAAATagcaaatatatatgtatatgtgggATTTACTCGAGAAGAGAGTAATAGAGAATAAGGGATAATGGTCGTGATCAGAGACGACGTCAGGCCATGGATGGtggaaaagaataaaagaatagAATCTGGAAAAGTAAATAAGACAATGTTAGTGATGAGATTAGGTTAGGAGATTGATGTTAATGGTAATTAGAATAGTTATAACGGGGAACGGGGATAATGGCAACAACAGAGGTCGTGGCACCCTCTGTGGAGACAAATGCTAACACGACACCGTACGGAACGAGCGCCACTTAGCCCGGCTCGGTGACCGAAGTAGTGACGCGATCCCGAGGCTCCGAGATCCAGGCTTGGTCGTCGTCATGGAATTCTCAGACAACTTTAAACTCGATCAACCATGCCCTTGATTCCGTGTCAACTTGGGcctccctttcttttctttttgttttcaaaaACAACCCAACTTGTACCTCCTTTTCTCAAACCATTGTTTCTGTTAAATATCTGAACTTGATTAGATTAGAATGTTCTTTTGGGGATGCTTTTAGGATGAACTATGGCTTTGCGATCACTATGACACCTTGTGGTGTGAAATAGACAGAGGACAGATTCATGTTTAAGCGAATAAAGTGTGTGTGATAGTGTTAGAAAAATTAATGAGAAGTTGAAATTATGAGTATTTAGAATATATAATTTGATATTGGAATTTTGCGTTTGATGCAAGAGTAGTTTTAATAGTTTCTCCCTTCTCTTGTAGTAATCTAAAAATCTTAGGATGTCTCGAACTTTGTAGTGAATTTATATAAGCATGAGACATTCTATATACTTTTTATTCATCtagttgataaataaataaataaataaaatcaagaGTTTCGTCCAGATATTCTCATGTTCATGGGACTAAGTGACTAACGATGGCGCCGGCAATTTTTATTGATAGTTGTCGCTATGTTACCAACTTACCATgagaaagaaatggaagaaggacACGACCTGTGATGTTCAACTTTTACCCTTTCAATTTAATAACAACAATCaaataaaattcataactaataaAGAGTAAAACGAGACACCAAAAACATACtacaaatttttttataaaataattCAAAAGTTGAGAATAGCTAGCAGTTGGCTAGAGTCAGAATGAATTCAGACAAATATATAATacctgaaattttgattttcaaacTTTGCACGTatatctttgccaaaaaaaaaaaaaaaaaaaaactttgcacGTATATAATTATACTTACTGCTAGAATACAACATTGTCAATCGCTAGGTCCAAGATTGCAGTGATAAAGAGGTTGAAGAGGAGAATTTGAGTTGCATAGGGATTGGGGGACATTGATTTTTGAAAACAAGACTTGGGGGAGAGACATTCATGGTCAAAATATGCTATTGCTGTTCGTTCATTTTCAAGCAATCGATTTCCCTTTCCGTTAAGTTTTACCACTACACCGATCGAATCAGTGCGCTGATGATCGATCTGCGCGTGGTTTCATCATCATTTTTTGACACTTTGATCGTCTCTGTGTGCTGCGATATTGCACGTCATTGTTTGGTTCCCACTTCTCGATCATGACAAAAACCACCACCTCCATCAATATTATAAGGCAGTTTCTTAGCATCTTTAGTTTACTGAGGTAATAATTCATCAGCATGCACTTGCTTAGGTGCTTAATGGCTAATGCATGGTAATTCACAGTAAACGCTTAGCTCAGGCAGGCTTAAAGAGTTAAAGTCCAATATCATACTTATATTATGGAAGCCAGCCTAATCTAAAAGGCTGTACCTACTACAGCAATATAGTAAATCTTACATCTCTCCAATAAGATTACGAGTTGGTAAGGAATGGATCAACTGGTTTAATCTGCCGGCAACGATGTTCATATAAATATCATGAAAAAAGTCGGTGTGTCAGCTAGTTATAGGTACATTGAATGAGATAGATAATGCACTTAATCATTTAGATTTTGAAAAAGGACTTCTGCTACTTACAGAAAGACACATACAGACTGAGAAAAAGGGATTTCACATGGATCTAAAACCCTAATTCCTTTCGAGGCCGGCTATGAACGTCCAATCTCCAGAGACTAGAAGGTAGGTGCAAAGCAAGAACTAATTTATAAGAGCAATATAAGGCTCGTTAATTAGGTAGTTTTATATCTTTGGTTTGGTAAGTATGATGTCGTAATTTGATTCCGGTCACCATTTCTGGTTGAGGACTAGCTATCACTCCATGATCTTTGTTTATTCTAGAATGTAACAACATTAAAACTACAGGGAAAAGAACATTGGAAAAATTATAGTTATCATCTTTTCTTGGATAATTTTCTCTCCAAAGGTAGCGGATTATAAAAGAGATGACTGTTTGATTGAAAGATTAGAGATGTTAAGAGGCAAAAATTTTCAGATAAGTAGATAACGTACTAGGATTATGTGAGGAACTAGCCATGCATAGGCGAGCTTGCGACGTCATTGAAGACCTTGTTCATGGGAAAATATATTGATCATATATCAACATCAATATGAGTTGGGCCTTGGAGTAGTTAGCAGGCCATCTAAGTGGTTGAGCCCAAAAGTAGAAAGTTAGAAACAATGCCATCCACATTACTACCGAATAATAATGGATCGATGTTTTATAGATGGTGGAATTAAGAAATAGACATTCGGATGAATGTTTGATATAGCATGATTCCACCACCCTCGCTTCCCTCACACTCGGGCAAGCCGGAACAAGCAGAGACTTTGTCTGGGTGAATCAAGCTTACCACCGCCACTTTTCAAAACCATAGGTTTCGCCGCTACTCACTTCCGTGCATCAAGTGCATATATTTGTTTTCGTGTGAAATAATGAATAGGTGGAACCTGTATGGCTGGCCGGGCAGACCAGGCTATAGCCCAACAAAGATTATTTAACGATATGGTTGAGCCCAACTATCCAGTTTCCAAGCCCATTCATATAGTTGAGCCCGCCCACCTTCACTGTATGATACGAAACTCACTCCCTTCCTGCGTTACACACGAGCCACGAGGCCTAACCTCAAACTAGCATCTATAACAGCCAGCCATCTAAGGAATATTCAGGTGTCTCACTGCTGGATTGCTAGCTAGCTTCACAATTCAGGTAACCTATCTATCTCCTCCGTTCAGTTGTTAATCTCCGATTTTCTCTGATTCTATCTTCTTCATCTAATTTTCTTGAGAGCAAGATTGGTTCTTACAGTGATATATGTAACACACAACTCGGAGCCTTTCAGTATGGCACACATTTTCTAGTGAAGAACAATCTACACCCTAACTTAGAAAGAGAGAATCTGTCCGATCCAATAGTTTTCCGATCAGAATGGTAGAAATTTCTTTCGCAATATCTGTACCCGAAACCCCCCGTTTCATTTTGGATATCTCACAACTGACTGCACTTGTTTAAAGGAAGGAACCGGCAGAAACAGAACCAACAGGGAAGTAATTTCTACATTGAATAATTTGTGAACTTGAATGTAGCAAAAATGGAGATTATGCACTAACATTCTTTGCAAGCAATTGAAAATGGTGGGCTGTCCAAGACCAAGCAGGAAAAACAAGGTTGAGAGTTCACATCAGTATGCTTGTATGCTCGTCTCTTATTGaaaaacttactattttcagcACCATCATATCTTACTTACATCACTAAGAAACAATTATAGTTGGGTCAACTGTTTTTATCATCACTACTATGGCCCTGTCTGATTAATGCACTATATCTTATTAGCGTAGTAGTTATGATAGCCTCAAGCTTTATTTGGATTCTGGACGTTAAAACAAGAAGAAGGTTTCTGATAATGGAAAGGGGAGTGTGTAAAATAATCATAACCAAGGACACAACTTCTCTAATCGAGAatagtttatgcaattcactgaaATCATTGGAAGGGTTGTTAGTCAACTTATTTCATTACTAGAGCATATAGCTTTCATCaatacctttctctttgtcagtTTGTAGCCGCTGCAGGAAGCAAGGTATAATTCATAAACAAAAATTGCAAATGATTGAACTGCTTTACTGGATTTCAAGGAGCCCTCAAATTTCTGAGACTAATTGCTCTAGTAACGAATATACAGATAGCCCAAGTTTATAGTATGGAAAACCAAACCACAGAGATGGaattcaaagaaaaaagaacaatatTGATATTAATAATCACTATTGGAGTAACCCCATTTATTTCTGGTGAACTGAATGACAGAGAGTAAAAGGGGTCGAAAACATTTTCTAAGTACAGAAAAGAATGTAGAAGGGAAGGCAAACCATTTAGGATACAATATCAAAGCACATCCACAGACACACACACTCAAACACAAACAATAGGTATACGGCTTACTCGAATGACTCCCAATTAAATTTAGGGTAGGCAGAACCATTGGCTGCTGAGGTTGTTGATGTAGATGTTGACGAGATTGGGATCAATGGCGGCATATTATCAAAAGTCTCCCACTGCGTGGTAACGATTGGCCCTGATGTAGAATGCCTGgatggttgttgttgttgtaatTGCTTTTGCCCTTGCTGCTGATGTGTAGGTAAATTCCCAAGTGAATTCCTTGGTTGCTGCTCTTGAATTGGTGTTAGGATACGCCCATTGCCGTTGGAATGATTTTGTCTATGACTATGAGCTTGCTTTGGAATATGATCCCCATTGCTACTAGGCATGGAGTTTTTAACTTTCAAAACATCCAGAGTTTCAACATACTTCTGAACTCGTTTCACCTACAAAACCATCCATAAACATTATCTAACCTTGTActcaaaattcaaattgaaacgAACAAGACCATAGGTCCATAACAATCAAACTTACCTGCATTTTCCTTTGCAACTTCACATCTCCATCCCCCATAATTCCGTCTAATTTAAGCAACTGATTCATCAACTGCTCGATCACTTTAAGCACATCCTGTTCTGCAACTTTTGCACCTTTAGTAATAATTGTTTCAAGAGCAGACACCTACAAAATTCCCAATTCCCAGTTCACTTGTCCGAAACAAGATGATTACAGTACTAGTGACTTGTACTTTTGTAAAGAACTGAGCACAATACCTGACCGGCGAGCCGGTCTACTTCCAAGCTGATTTCGGAGACGGACTTTGATGCCTTCTCCATTTTGGCATTGCGCCTCATCTCAAGATACCGCTTTTCTTGGCTAAGAGGGTCTTCAACACACACCATCTTTGATCGGTCTTTCACCCCGGAAATGTCAAGAAACGCCTTGGAATCCCTCTCCTTGTCTTTGAATATCAGCTTCATATCCAGGTGGTGCAAACCCGTCGGTCCGACCAGCATTTTCTTCAAGTCCCCTGCACGCAAAAACTTAcattttcacacacacacaccacacCACACCACAAACACAATTCTCAATTCTCAATTCTCAACACACAACAACAAAAAGTTGGATGAAACCTACCAAACGAAGCTTGGGCGCCAATACTGATTTCATGGTAAACAGACCCGTGCTTGACCCGGACCCGAATTGTCGGCGGTGGCGCCAAGTTCCGATCAGAGTCCGGATTCCGTTTCTGGACCAACATTCCTCCGGGCCTGACCTCCCACTCCCCCGGCCCAGACTCGTTCCCACCATTCATACTAGACATTGACACTTCCACCCCTGAACTCGTCTTGTTCTTCATTCTCATCATCTTCTCACACCTCTCCAATTCCCTCGAAGATCTGCTTCAAATTCCACCCAATTGAGACACACCCCTTCTCACAGCAcacaccaacaacaacaacaacaacaagacaCTGTTCTTTAATTCACCGAACCCCGGCATATCACGCCAGCAGCCACGTGTTTTTCTGACATacgacacacacacacacaaaaaaaaccaGTCTTTGCTTTACACCAGAATCAATGGCGTCTTACAAAAGGAAGTCGAGACACCCCATGTATTCCACCTAATCCAAAGCCGATGCCTTCCCcttaaagaaacagaaaaaaccaGCAAACGGCTCTGACCCAGAAGAGTCCGAACCCTTCTGAGATCTCTGCGGCAAAATAATGTAGTCCCACACAAGTCAAACAGCTGCGACAGAAACTTTGCCGCAGAGATTTAACATAAAAAGTGAAACCCtgaggagaaagaagaagatgaggaggtTTGAACCTGCGGCGGTGTGTACAAGGATGGGTGGCCGGGAAAACCAATGCGAAAACAGAATCAAAAGAGTTCTTCTGGCTCTGTTTTTTCTGGTTCTGGAGGAGTCGAGGAGGGGAAGAGAGAAAgtggaaaataaaaatgaggTAATATAGAAgaagcgaaaaaaaaaaaaatcaagtggCTGGCCAGCTAAGTGAGCTGTTGAAAATGAATATTATATAGGGGAATTAAATGATTAAAATATAGCTACCATAATTATGCGTAAATTATTATTATGAcgacattaaaaaaaaaaaaaaaaaaaaaaaaagtgatagcCGAAGCCATAGAAGCCGCCAAATGGTCCaaaaggttaaaaaaaaaaacacggaCGGGAAACTTGGGTTAGGTTCGGGTACGGGTAAGAGTACTCGTGGGAGAAGGTCCGGAACGGTGGTAGGGGTTGACACGCGTCGAGTTTAGGGTAGTTTGGGAAATGAAAGGGTGACTAATCATTGACTTGCGTGACACACGTGGGAGATAAACCTGGAGGGCGCGGCGCTAACTTTGTGGTTACACGATGGTTGGCCAGTTTAGTCTCGGCGCCACACGTGTTTCCAGTTTTACTTTTAGTATAATGTTGAAATTTTCTGTTTCTGTCCTTTTTATGTGGCTGAAAATTCAATGTTTTGATaatttcttataaaaaaatGTTTTGCTAATTATTTTTTCATAATTAATTACAACTATATATACGggttgataaaaaataaaaataaaaactaagagAGTATTCAGTATACCAACGTGTACTTGCACCAACTGGAAGAACAGTTGGATAACatcaagtatatttttttattactaaaaaaatacattatttatAAATATCAACGTCTCTGATCTGTTAGAATTGTTTGTTCACTTGTACCGCTGTGCATAGACAAATTTTCCTATATACAAGAGATATGAGCAAAAAGACATGAAGAGTTTCTAGATTTTCAACTCGTTTTGAAATTCCTGGCTTAGTGGATCATTCTCCATTTAGagccataattatatatataaaaaaataaaaaaaagaataacaCAGATATTTACATTGACAACTTGAGATCATGAAAGATTCTGATAGATAAAGTGATGTTTTTTTGTTAGATATCATTAGTTGAAAAGTTAtatcatttcttcttcttctataatgtttttttcatatttttaatatattcTTCAAAATCATGAAGTTCATCGGTTTAATTGATGCGTTAGTTGCTAACAGTGTTGATATGGTAGCCGGAATAGACCCTCCGTCATGCTGTAAATTTAGTACAACAACTTTTATAGCTTTAGTACAACATTATTGTGAAGAACTTGGCTTGTCGGTTCCTAACTTTGCATCTTTTTATAAATTTTAGTACTACCACTTTTGCAAGACAAGAATAAACCTCTTTTCTAATGTGATTGCAATATATTCATAATTTAATAACACAAATATGGAAAATGAGCCAAAAATTATTTTCCCGGGCCAAAAATAAGCGCACACGGCGCGGTCGTCATTCGCAGGTAAAGTACATACCAAAACAAAGTAAACAGTCCcccaaacaaaaacacaaaaagaCCAAAAAGTCCACCGTACTCTCGCACCGACAATCCCACACTCGCCAAGATCTTGCCACGTGGCGAAAGGCAAAGCCATAGAGATTAGGAGGCAGACGCCGCCAACTAGGAACCCCAAGAGTAGCTGCGGTTCGATGGAGATGGTGCAACCTACGTATAATTATGATTTtcttaattttaatttatttttgattAGCTAATTACTTAAGTAATGAGAAAACTTAGTCAAGCTTAGAATTTAattatttctgggtttttgggaGTAAAATAGGCGGATCTTGTTTGTGATTGGGGAGAGGAAACCGACCATTGGTTGttaaatatttatggaatagaGAGGACCGAGTTTATTGGTTAGGGGCCTTAGGGCATAGCAGTGGTTTTATAGAATTTCTGTGGGTCAAAATTGTGAGGCACGTGAGAACCAGGACAGGCACAGCTTCTAGCTCGACGACAAGAACAAGTCTTGTTGTCCTTGTTGTGGCTTGTAGGGTTTTCTAGAAAGAAAAGGGTTTTGGACTTTTAAGATGCATGGTCCCTTTTGTAAAAGGACTGAAAGCTATATACTTAAATAGTTAAATTCAATCGTTTTAATTGTATTACTCGTTTATTTTTTATCATGAGTTATTTAGTGAGTTTTATCTTAAAcgtacaaaaaagaaaacaaaagagaatgattgaaaaaaaaaaaattctccaaaTTAGCATAGCATACGGATCGTTTCCTGTCAATAATCGAATGCCCTATTGTGAATGTGATTATGTATGTATAGAAAATTACTCAAACAATTCTTTCTTGCTTATTTCtttcatttgttttgtttttgaaggGTTACTTTACAGCACCCCATCATTTGGTGGTAACGATCTTTTGGACACGTTTCCACATAAAACTTAAGGAACAAGGCAAAAAAGCCAAGCTATCATAATAGGGGCAACGGTAAAAGGAGGGAAGCGTATAGAATATACATGAGGTTTTATAAGTGTCACTCTCAAAATATTATAAGTAGTTTACAAGTACCAGCCGGCACCAACATCCACACACAAGAGTCTGCAGTACGATACGATACATATTCATAAACACATAAACTTGTATATCATCATCACATTCATCGCAAAATGATCACAGTACGTATATAGTAAAAACATTCGATCATGGCCATTGATGAATAACTTGGGCAAGTTTAGAAGTTAAAAAGTAGGCTATATATAGCTAAAGCTACATATTTCAACCCGTTTTGGGTATACCTTTTATCGCACACGAATTATAACTTATAAGCAAGGCAAAGTAATCATTTGCTGTTCATATACATGTTAGTATGTTGCAGAGCACTACCAGAGAAATGGGGCATGCATGCTTTCAGGGCTCCACGCAGACGGGAAACCGTAAGGATTTGGTGGTGTTTTCCAAATTAGATGGAGGCACGTGGAAGGTGCAATGGTGCATGCGTCTAAAGTCTCAAAACTTTAATTATTCTttgctatatatatgtatacaatGGGAATGATTAGGGTTCTTCACAAATTATAATACTCTCTCCTTAATTAATCAGGACATATAATTAGTTGACTATACTCTAATTGTTTTGTTCCATTTTTAAGGTTTTATAATTATGAATAATGGATCGAGGGGGCATTTCTCGACACATGTTGTGTAAGAGTTAGATTTGTATTTGCTAATTGTGTTAATTATATGTAGGGATATATAGATACATGATTTGTAGAATCAAAGGATGGTGGAAGGTCTCTGTAATGGTTAGTTATCCTTATAATTTGAAAACGAATACCCAACTGCTCAAAATTATTGAAGAATACAAATCAAACACGAGgtatatatatagctagctagcttagctTCTATTTTTTCTGTGTTACTGTTCTGTTTCGAAAATGATGGGGCACTAAATTTGAACCTGCAAGGAAGAGCATCGCTTTGGTTGAAATGCTTCACACACATGCAATCTAAACTCCACCCTTAACACTCAAGTCAAATAATACGCCAGAAATAGGCTTGGTTTCTTTTTAAAGCTTTACAATTTTGGTTTAAAATGCTAGATTGATTTTGATGTTCTACATGTTTTGTGGTGCGCTATCAAATTCTGACACCACAAAAATCATATCAGGATGAATGACTAGAAACCACTCTTCCCTCTCTCATATTCTCATAGACTTTTTGGCCGAATTGAAAATAGGGATGAATTCATTAAGATAATCATGTAGGTATAATGTCATGTACTTATAAGGAAGCGACATCATCATTGGTAAATGAAGCTATTGGGTTACCTGGGGGTCTCATTAGATCGCCTCCTTCTCGAAGTAATTGGAGGATTAATTAATATAAAAATATTTGCTTCTTTTGCATATACTAATTGCCTTCAATAATTATTATTCATACCAAATTAGGTCTTTTTTGACACATGGCCAACTTAGACTTGTTAATTAGCGGTTAATATGTGATATGAGGATATAAAAATGCTTGTCAAACGTCAAATCTCATCATTAAGAGTTAGTTTAAGCGTTGGTAGGAATGACTAATCCATTTTAGTTATCATATCATCATGTGCTTCAAAGTAAACTGAACATGACTATGATCCAAACGAATTTGACTGTGTGTGTTGATCAGAATGTACAATCTATTTTTGCAAATTTGAGAAGAAGAATTTAGATACGAAAAATACTCATATTTGCTATTTAGAATGTACAATTTAGTTTTTCTATTGGGACATCCATATTTGCTTATTTGACCTCTCATGCTCTTTACACCTCTTATTTgctttttaaaaagtaaaatttgctaTCTAAACCTCTTTCAAATACCTAACTTAACCTTACTTATAAATAGAATATTTCGAGCATTAAAGATGAGTTTTAATGCTTCCATAATTATTTGTTTgccacaaaaaagaaaatttaaaataattattgaaaaaaagTCATAGCTTgataactaattaaaaaatattaCCACAATTGTTTTCAAGCCtaatttttcatgttttatggttataaaaattaaatttgctCATCAACACATGATTCTTACATATCAATATTTCTCCCATCAGAAACCCTAATGCGACTTTAGCCGCACCCAAACCCTATTCTTCGTCCCCACGGTGGTACACCCTACGGCCCCTGTTTACTGCACAATGACGTCCATTGACGACGTTACCGCAAGCTTCGCGGCATCTCTCGCCCTAGCGGGCTCTGATGTTGTTGACATCTCGCACTTGAACAGCTCCGACAGGCGTTCAAACTCTCAGGCTTTTCTTCTAGCCAAACCACTGACAAAGAAACAGTTTGGCAATCAGGATCTCCAGCGCCATTTCCGACGCATTTGGGTCATTGATGGAGCCTTCAAGGTTCAAGACAGTACCCAAGGCcgctttgttttttcttttgatctgAAACGTGATCGAAATAAGGTTTTAAGGGGAGGGCCGTGGTATTTTAACAAATCTCCGATTCTGCTACAACAATATGATGGCCTGGAAGATCCTCTCGTCATCCCCATGAATCTActctttttttgggtcaaaatcACAGGTATTCCGCCAGCCCTAGAAGAGGAAAAGATTATCATGAATGTTGCTTCTGTGGCGGGTAAGTATTTGGATTTTGATCAAAGACTGTATGACAATAAGG
Protein-coding regions in this window:
- the LOC133715660 gene encoding BAG family molecular chaperone regulator 1 → MMRMKNKTSSGVEVSMSSMNGGNESGPGEWEVRPGGMLVQKRNPDSDRNLAPPPTIRVRVKHGSVYHEISIGAQASFGDLKKMLVGPTGLHHLDMKLIFKDKERDSKAFLDISGVKDRSKMVCVEDPLSQEKRYLEMRRNAKMEKASKSVSEISLEVDRLAGQVSALETIITKGAKVAEQDVLKVIEQLMNQLLKLDGIMGDGDVKLQRKMQVKRVQKYVETLDVLKVKNSMPSSNGDHIPKQAHSHRQNHSNGNGRILTPIQEQQPRNSLGNLPTHQQQGQKQLQQQQPSRHSTSGPIVTTQWETFDNMPPLIPISSTSTSTTSAANGSAYPKFNWESFE